The following coding sequences are from one Cervus canadensis isolate Bull #8, Minnesota chromosome 4, ASM1932006v1, whole genome shotgun sequence window:
- the STX10 gene encoding syntaxin-10 isoform X2, which produces MSLEDPFFVVRGEVQKAVNTARGLYQRWCELVQESAVVGREELDWTTNELRNGLRSIEWDLEDLEETIGIVEANPGKFKLPAGDLQERKVFVQKMREAVQEMKDHMVSPAAVAFMERNNREMLTGKPATLKSSSDLLDASVVSTTSRYIEEQQATQQLILDQQDQQLEMVSGSISVLKHMSGRVGEELDEQGIMLDAFAQEMDHTQSRMDGVLRKMAKISHMTSDRRQWCAIAVLLGVLLLVLILFFSL; this is translated from the exons ATGTCTCTCGAAGATCCTTTTTTTGTAGTCCGAGG CGAGGTGCAGAAGGCGGTGAACACGGCCCGCGGGCTGTACCAGCGGTGGTGCGAGCTCGTGCAGGAGAGCGCGGTGGTCGGACGCGAGGAGCTGGACTGGACGACCAACGAGCTGCGGAATGGCCTGCGCAGCATCGAGTGGGACCTCGAAGACCTGGAGGAAACCATTG GCATAGTGGAAGCCAACCCCGGCAAGTTCAAGCTCCCAGCTGGAGACCTTCAGGAGAGAAAAGTGTTTGTGCAGAAGATGCGGGAAGCAGTGCAG GAAATGAAGGATCATATGGTCAGCCCGGCAGCCGTAGCCTTCATGGAGAGGAATAACAGGGAG ATGCTGACAGGCAAGCCGGCCACTCTGAAGTCCTCCAGCGACTTGCTGGACGCCAGTGTGGTCTCGACCACCTCTCGCTACATTGAAGAGCAgcaggccacacagcag CTGATCCTGGACCAGCAGGATCAACAGCTGGAAATGGTGTCTGGGAGCATCTCAGTTCTGAAACACATGTCCGGCCGCGTTGGGGAGGAGCTGGACGAGCAGGGCAT TATGCTGGACGCCTTTGCTCAGGAGATGGACCACACCCAGTCCCGGATGGATGGGGTCCTTAGGAAGATGGCCAAAATATCCCACATGACCAGTG ACCGCCGACAGTGGTGTGCCATCGCGGTGCTGCTGGGGGTGCTGCTCCTGgtcctcatcctcttc
- the STX10 gene encoding syntaxin-10 isoform X1, whose protein sequence is MWEGSAGGYEGLLSSPPVWGRNGGREDRLLPPASRARCAPARSEVQKAVNTARGLYQRWCELVQESAVVGREELDWTTNELRNGLRSIEWDLEDLEETIGIVEANPGKFKLPAGDLQERKVFVQKMREAVQEMKDHMVSPAAVAFMERNNREMLTGKPATLKSSSDLLDASVVSTTSRYIEEQQATQQLILDQQDQQLEMVSGSISVLKHMSGRVGEELDEQGIMLDAFAQEMDHTQSRMDGVLRKMAKISHMTSDRRQWCAIAVLLGVLLLVLILFFSL, encoded by the exons ATGTGGGAGGGGTCCGCCGGGGGATATGAGGGTCTCCTGAGCTCTCCACCTGTTTGGGGGCGTAATGGTGGGCGGGAGGACCGCCTACTCCCCCCGGCCAGCCGCGCCCGCTGTGCCCCTGCCCGCAGCGAGGTGCAGAAGGCGGTGAACACGGCCCGCGGGCTGTACCAGCGGTGGTGCGAGCTCGTGCAGGAGAGCGCGGTGGTCGGACGCGAGGAGCTGGACTGGACGACCAACGAGCTGCGGAATGGCCTGCGCAGCATCGAGTGGGACCTCGAAGACCTGGAGGAAACCATTG GCATAGTGGAAGCCAACCCCGGCAAGTTCAAGCTCCCAGCTGGAGACCTTCAGGAGAGAAAAGTGTTTGTGCAGAAGATGCGGGAAGCAGTGCAG GAAATGAAGGATCATATGGTCAGCCCGGCAGCCGTAGCCTTCATGGAGAGGAATAACAGGGAG ATGCTGACAGGCAAGCCGGCCACTCTGAAGTCCTCCAGCGACTTGCTGGACGCCAGTGTGGTCTCGACCACCTCTCGCTACATTGAAGAGCAgcaggccacacagcag CTGATCCTGGACCAGCAGGATCAACAGCTGGAAATGGTGTCTGGGAGCATCTCAGTTCTGAAACACATGTCCGGCCGCGTTGGGGAGGAGCTGGACGAGCAGGGCAT TATGCTGGACGCCTTTGCTCAGGAGATGGACCACACCCAGTCCCGGATGGATGGGGTCCTTAGGAAGATGGCCAAAATATCCCACATGACCAGTG ACCGCCGACAGTGGTGTGCCATCGCGGTGCTGCTGGGGGTGCTGCTCCTGgtcctcatcctcttc
- the STX10 gene encoding syntaxin-10 isoform X3 has product MSLEDPFFVVRGEVQKAVNTARGLYQRWCELVQESAVVGREELDWTTNELRNGLRSIEWDLEDLEETIGIVEANPGKFKLPAGDLQERKVFVQKMREAVQEMKDHMVSPAAVAFMERNNREMLTGKPATLKSSSDLLDASVVSTTSRYIEEQQATQQLILDQQDQQLEMVSGSISVLKHMSGRVGEELDEQVCWTPLLRRWTTPSPGWMGSLGRWPKYPT; this is encoded by the exons ATGTCTCTCGAAGATCCTTTTTTTGTAGTCCGAGG CGAGGTGCAGAAGGCGGTGAACACGGCCCGCGGGCTGTACCAGCGGTGGTGCGAGCTCGTGCAGGAGAGCGCGGTGGTCGGACGCGAGGAGCTGGACTGGACGACCAACGAGCTGCGGAATGGCCTGCGCAGCATCGAGTGGGACCTCGAAGACCTGGAGGAAACCATTG GCATAGTGGAAGCCAACCCCGGCAAGTTCAAGCTCCCAGCTGGAGACCTTCAGGAGAGAAAAGTGTTTGTGCAGAAGATGCGGGAAGCAGTGCAG GAAATGAAGGATCATATGGTCAGCCCGGCAGCCGTAGCCTTCATGGAGAGGAATAACAGGGAG ATGCTGACAGGCAAGCCGGCCACTCTGAAGTCCTCCAGCGACTTGCTGGACGCCAGTGTGGTCTCGACCACCTCTCGCTACATTGAAGAGCAgcaggccacacagcag CTGATCCTGGACCAGCAGGATCAACAGCTGGAAATGGTGTCTGGGAGCATCTCAGTTCTGAAACACATGTCCGGCCGCGTTGGGGAGGAGCTGGACGAGCAGG TATGCTGGACGCCTTTGCTCAGGAGATGGACCACACCCAGTCCCGGATGGATGGGGTCCTTAGGAAGATGGCCAAAATATCCCACATGA